From Montipora foliosa isolate CH-2021 chromosome 6, ASM3666993v2, whole genome shotgun sequence, a single genomic window includes:
- the LOC138007222 gene encoding histamine H2 receptor-like: protein MSLFGEYPCINETIAPSYISYASGSLSVIMSLVTVTGNILVVLAIFIDPNKDLKSPFNYLVANLAVCDLFVGLVVDPMSAVYHFSEGAARKYPTKLVYLHIPYFISSTGSVLSLAALTVDRFWAITFPLSYRIKLSPKRSGFVAAGIWAFSITFPFIYLSTGYLTYAFVFAHTVIIVTFLVMLLTYLKIFRVLKRGIKQWDKLDHTSNDSQAKRQAMRWEQKVTKTFIIMLAFFLACYLPSCICIYITNLCSSCSCEFIHWARDVHFLLILANSGVNPFVYAWRFENFRKAFSGLLTSCGRCHEKRTISHETEIGNIGMYVSSSASK from the coding sequence ATGTCTTTGTTTGGTGAATATCCTTGCATCAATGAAACCATCGCACCAAGTTACATATCTTACGCGTCGGGCTCACTGTCTGTAATAATGAGCTTGGTTACCGTTACAGGGAACATTCTCGTCGTGTTAGCCATCTTCATCGACCCAAACAAGGATCTCAAGTCGCCATTCAACTACTTAGTGGCCAACCTAGCCGTCTGTGATCTTTTTGTTGGATTAGTGGTCGATCCTATGTCAGCTGTTTACCATTTCAGCGAAGGAGCAGCAAGAAAATATCCGACCAAGCTTGTCTACCTTCACATTCCTTACTTCATTTCCTCCACGGGTTCCGTTCTCAGTCTGGCAGCTTTGACAGTGGATCGCTTTTGGGCTATAACCTTTCCTCTGTCTTACAGAATTAAGTTGAGTCCGAAACGCTCTGGTTTTGTGGCTGCAGGAATTTGGGCTTTCTCGATTACTTTTCCGTTCATTTATCTTTCAACTGGTTACCTGACGTACGCGTTTGTGTTCGCTCACACCGTCATCATCGTGACATTTCTGGTCATGTTATTGACTTATCTGAAGATATTTCGCGTTTTGAAGCGTGGAATTAAACAGTGGGACAAGTTGGACCATACCTCAAACGACAGTCAAGCAAAGAGGCAGGCTATGAGATGGGAACAGAAAGTAACCAAGACATTTATAATCATGTTAGCTTTCTTTCTGGCCTGCTATCTTCCCTCGTGTATTTGTATCTACATCACTAACCTGTGCAGTTCATGTAGTTGTGAATTCATTCACTGGGCCAGAGATGTTCATTTTCTGTTAATTTTGGCCAATTCAGGAGTAAACCCGTTTGTTTACGCTTGGCGATTTGAAAATTTCAGGAAAGCTTTTTCAGGGCTTTTAACCAGCTGTGGAAGATGCCACGAAAAGCGCACAATATCGCACGAAACAGAAATAGGTAACATCGGTATGTATGTCTCAAGCAGTGCCTCAAAGTAG